From Pseudomonas sp. CCI4.2, one genomic window encodes:
- a CDS encoding amidohydrolase family protein, with the protein MPDIRVPASPFPMLGVDAHAHVFSRALTMASARRYSPDYDATLGQYLTHLRENGLSHGVLVQPSFLGTDNRYLLSALRQAPQCLRGVAVVDADVSREALADMAEQGVVGIRLNLMGQVLPDFTDAKWKSLFTRVSALGWHVELHRDVEDLPILISALMAHECKIVIDHFGRPDALLGIEQPAFAQLLELGLSGRVWLKVSGIYRLGADSEQNMSFARDAMPLLIQAFGKKRLVWGSDWPHTQFEGQMDYGSAVEQRRQLGWSAQVEHALLVDVPCALFGFLK; encoded by the coding sequence ATGCCTGATATTCGCGTGCCCGCAAGCCCATTTCCGATGCTCGGCGTCGACGCCCATGCCCATGTCTTCAGCCGCGCACTGACAATGGCTTCGGCGCGGCGATACAGCCCGGATTACGACGCCACGCTGGGCCAGTATCTGACGCATTTGCGTGAAAACGGCCTGAGCCATGGCGTATTGGTGCAGCCGAGCTTTCTCGGGACCGATAATCGCTACCTGTTATCGGCCTTGCGCCAGGCGCCACAATGCCTGCGCGGGGTGGCAGTGGTCGACGCCGACGTCAGCCGCGAGGCGCTGGCGGACATGGCCGAGCAGGGTGTCGTGGGCATTCGCTTAAACCTCATGGGTCAAGTGCTTCCGGACTTTACCGATGCCAAGTGGAAGTCACTGTTTACCCGGGTTTCGGCGTTGGGGTGGCACGTTGAACTGCACCGCGACGTTGAAGACTTGCCGATACTGATCAGCGCGTTGATGGCGCATGAGTGCAAGATCGTCATCGACCATTTCGGTCGCCCGGATGCATTGCTGGGCATTGAACAACCGGCGTTTGCGCAGTTATTGGAGCTGGGGTTGAGCGGGCGGGTGTGGCTGAAGGTTTCCGGTATCTACCGATTGGGCGCAGACAGCGAACAGAACATGAGTTTCGCCCGAGACGCCATGCCGCTTTTGATTCAAGCGTTTGGCAAAAAACGTTTGGTGTGGGGCAGTGATTGGCCGCACACCCAGTTTGAAGGGCAAATGGATTATGGCTCTGCGGTTGAGCAGCGGCGGCAATTGGGCTGGTCGGCGCAGGTCGAACACGCACTGTTGGTGGACGTGCCATGTGCGTTGTTTGGGTTTTTAAAGTAA
- a CDS encoding HAMP domain-containing sensor histidine kinase has translation MSLLNPSKGWRSSSSRLLALYSFLFVAWSGILMGVLYWEVTGYLSTLARHSLTQRQHLFARFQGYQLIDALNTSEKFDMRAVDAYGLFDSEYRPIRGPVNSIPANLPLDGKIHELSDCIDSDDPQLPQNSCDAVATQTHDGRWLILVRDNGSLFAVTTIIWHALLWAMSLTIIPGVAGWHLLRRRPLRRIRGLQASAESIVAGDLARRLPVSDRRDELDMLAVIVNAMLDRIEKLMNEVKGVCDNIAHDLRTPLTRLRAQLYRIQQQSPEDSTQALQMGQVIAEADTLMARFRGLLRISELEDHQRRSGFVELDPRPLLHELYEFYLPVAEEAALTLDLRLAPFLPTLMGDRALLFEALANLLSNAIKFSPLGGVVILSAYCDGDGEGTRIEIQDSGPGIPVAERDAVFQRFYRCADGSQQSGFGLGLSIVAAIVNLHGFKLHIDTSPAGGANLTLECRRGGALA, from the coding sequence ATGTCATTGCTGAACCCCTCTAAAGGCTGGCGCTCATCCAGCAGCCGTCTGCTGGCGTTGTACAGTTTTCTGTTCGTCGCCTGGAGCGGCATCCTCATGGGGGTGCTGTATTGGGAAGTTACGGGCTATCTGAGCACCCTGGCCCGCCACTCGCTAACCCAACGGCAACACCTCTTTGCGCGGTTTCAGGGTTATCAACTGATCGATGCGCTGAACACCAGCGAAAAATTCGACATGCGCGCGGTGGATGCCTACGGGCTGTTTGACAGCGAATATCGACCCATCCGTGGCCCGGTCAACAGCATCCCTGCCAACTTGCCGCTGGACGGGAAAATTCATGAACTGAGCGACTGCATCGACTCCGACGACCCGCAGTTGCCGCAAAACAGCTGTGACGCAGTGGCCACCCAAACCCATGACGGGCGCTGGCTGATACTGGTGCGCGACAACGGTTCGCTGTTTGCCGTCACCACTATTATTTGGCACGCGTTGTTGTGGGCCATGTCCCTGACCATCATTCCCGGCGTTGCAGGGTGGCACTTGTTGCGCCGCCGACCGTTGCGCCGAATACGCGGCCTACAGGCCAGCGCCGAGTCCATCGTTGCCGGCGACCTGGCCCGACGCCTACCGGTATCAGACCGCCGTGACGAACTTGACATGCTGGCAGTGATCGTAAATGCAATGCTCGATCGCATCGAGAAGCTGATGAACGAAGTAAAAGGCGTCTGCGACAACATCGCCCACGACCTACGAACTCCACTGACCCGCCTGCGCGCCCAACTGTACCGCATTCAACAGCAGTCACCGGAAGACTCGACCCAGGCGCTGCAGATGGGCCAGGTTATCGCTGAAGCGGACACATTGATGGCGCGTTTTCGTGGCCTATTACGGATTTCTGAACTCGAAGACCACCAACGCCGCTCAGGCTTCGTCGAACTCGACCCGAGGCCGTTGTTGCACGAGCTTTACGAGTTCTATCTACCGGTGGCTGAAGAGGCAGCCCTGACCCTGGATTTACGACTTGCCCCCTTTTTGCCAACGTTAATGGGCGACCGCGCGTTGTTGTTTGAGGCACTGGCCAACTTGCTGAGCAACGCCATCAAGTTCAGTCCTCTGGGTGGGGTGGTCATCCTCAGCGCCTACTGCGACGGTGACGGCGAAGGCACCCGCATCGAAATCCAGGACTCCGGCCCTGGCATCCCGGTCGCCGAACGCGACGCTGTGTTTCAACGGTTCTACCGCTGCGCAGACGGCAGCCAGCAGAGTGGCTTCGGCCTGGGCCTTTCCATTGTTGCCGCCATCGTCAATTTGCACGGCTTCAAACTGCACATCGACACCAGCCCTGCCGGCGGCGCCAACTTGACTCTTGAATGCCGCCGGGGTGGCGCGTTGGCCTAA
- a CDS encoding response regulator transcription factor: MTRILTIEDDAVTAQEIVAELSSHGLDVDWVDNGREGLVRAVSGGYDLITLDRMLPEVNGLAIVTTLRALGISTPILMISALSDVDERVRGLRAGGDDYLSKPFASDEMAARVEVLLRRHNPVSEAETVLHVGDLALNLISREASRGDQPLSLLPTEYKLLEFMMRNTGQIITRMMIFEEVWGYHFDPGTNLIDVHIGRLRKKIDAPGLTPLIRTVRGSGYVIAEPL; this comes from the coding sequence ATGACCCGAATTCTGACCATCGAGGACGATGCCGTCACGGCGCAGGAAATCGTTGCCGAATTGAGCAGTCATGGACTCGATGTTGACTGGGTAGACAATGGCCGCGAAGGCTTGGTACGCGCCGTGAGCGGCGGGTATGACTTGATCACCTTGGACCGCATGTTGCCGGAAGTGAACGGTCTGGCCATCGTCACCACCTTGCGCGCCTTGGGCATTTCCACCCCGATCCTGATGATCAGCGCGCTATCGGATGTTGACGAGCGCGTGCGGGGTTTGCGTGCAGGGGGTGACGACTACTTGTCCAAACCTTTCGCTTCCGACGAAATGGCCGCCCGGGTCGAGGTGTTGCTGCGGCGCCACAATCCAGTCAGTGAAGCCGAGACCGTGTTGCACGTCGGTGACTTGGCGCTCAATCTGATCAGCCGCGAAGCCAGCCGTGGCGATCAGCCCCTGAGCCTGCTGCCCACTGAATACAAACTGCTGGAATTCATGATGCGCAACACCGGGCAAATCATTACCCGAATGATGATTTTCGAGGAAGTCTGGGGCTACCATTTCGACCCCGGCACCAACCTGATCGACGTGCACATCGGGCGTCTGCGCAAAAAGATCGATGCCCCTGGCCTGACACCGCTGATTCGGACCGTGCGAGGCTCGGGTTATGTCATTGCTGAACCCCTCTAA
- a CDS encoding formate/nitrite transporter family protein has product MVSKTDGKTPGLSEEEEKDVDKHQPPRAAVLHETIRLQGDQELERSVAALWWSALAAGLTMGLSLMAMGLFNARLPAGEASKVIACLGYSAGFLAVILARQQLFTENTLTAVLPVMSKPTLRNFARLLRLWSVVLIGNLTGTLLVAYVMLHLPIFDPKTDAAFLDIGHKVMENDVSQMFSKGIISGWMIATMVWMIPSMESAKIWIILFITYLMALGDFTHIVVGSAEVSYLVFAGQLPWKDFWLTFAGPTLAGNIIGGSFIFALISHAQIRSESGKTNGPKKAQKNADK; this is encoded by the coding sequence ATGGTCAGCAAAACAGACGGCAAGACCCCAGGGCTGTCCGAGGAAGAAGAAAAGGACGTCGACAAACACCAACCGCCCCGTGCGGCGGTGCTGCATGAAACCATCCGCTTGCAAGGCGATCAGGAATTGGAGCGCAGCGTGGCCGCGCTGTGGTGGTCGGCACTGGCCGCCGGTCTGACGATGGGTTTGTCGCTAATGGCCATGGGTTTGTTCAATGCGCGATTACCCGCGGGCGAAGCCAGCAAAGTGATTGCTTGCCTAGGCTATTCAGCAGGTTTTCTCGCGGTGATTCTGGCAAGGCAGCAATTGTTCACCGAAAACACCCTGACCGCCGTCTTGCCCGTCATGAGCAAACCGACCTTGCGTAACTTCGCACGGCTGCTGCGTCTATGGAGCGTCGTGCTGATCGGCAATTTGACTGGTACGTTGCTGGTGGCTTACGTGATGTTGCATTTACCGATTTTTGACCCGAAAACCGATGCGGCGTTTCTCGACATCGGCCACAAGGTTATGGAGAACGACGTGAGCCAGATGTTCTCCAAGGGCATCATTTCCGGTTGGATGATTGCGACCATGGTCTGGATGATTCCGTCCATGGAAAGCGCGAAAATCTGGATCATCCTGTTCATCACCTATCTGATGGCACTGGGGGATTTCACCCACATCGTGGTTGGCTCGGCAGAAGTGTCGTACCTGGTCTTTGCCGGGCAATTGCCTTGGAAAGACTTTTGGCTGACGTTTGCCGGCCCGACGCTGGCGGGTAATATCATCGGTGGCAGCTTCATTTTCGCCCTGATCAGCCATGCGCAGATCCGTAGCGAAAGCGGAAAAACAAATGGCCCTAAAAAAGCTCAGAAGAACGCCGACAAGTAA
- a CDS encoding GNAT family N-acetyltransferase, with protein sequence MSIHIREATRADAEVILGFITELAIYENAEHEVLASVADIERSLFDEPSPARALICLLDDQPIGFAVYFLSYSTWQGRKGLYLEDLFVSSQHRGVGAGKKLLRHLAKLAYDSGCGRFEWSVLDWNTPAIDFYKSIGAQPQEEWVRYRLAGDTLKDFALGE encoded by the coding sequence GTGAGTATCCACATTCGTGAAGCGACCAGAGCCGATGCCGAGGTGATCCTTGGCTTTATCACCGAACTGGCGATCTACGAAAACGCCGAACACGAAGTATTGGCCAGCGTGGCGGACATCGAACGCAGCCTGTTCGACGAGCCGTCCCCGGCGCGGGCCTTGATCTGTTTGCTGGACGATCAGCCGATTGGCTTCGCCGTGTATTTTCTCAGCTACTCCACTTGGCAGGGCCGCAAGGGGTTGTACCTGGAAGACCTGTTTGTTTCTTCGCAGCACCGGGGTGTGGGCGCCGGGAAAAAGCTGCTTCGCCATCTGGCGAAACTGGCGTACGACAGCGGCTGCGGGCGTTTTGAGTGGAGTGTGCTGGACTGGAACACCCCGGCCATCGATTTCTATAAATCCATCGGCGCGCAGCCGCAGGAAGAGTGGGTGCGTTACCGCTTGGCTGGCGACACATTGAAAGACTTCGCGCTGGGCGAGTGA
- the pncA gene encoding bifunctional nicotinamidase/pyrazinamidase yields MSFPSTFLPSSPASALLVIDMQNDFMPGGQLAVADGDALVPLINRLGACFRNVVITQDWHPAGHISFASSHAERKPFDSIHLPYGAQTLWPDHCVQGSPGAELHADLDLPNAQLVVRKGYNPCIDSYSAFLEADRCTRTGLAGYLKDRGIHTVFVVGLALDFCVAWSAQDARGEGFTTFVIADACRAIDLNGSLDAAWETMLLAGVQRIESDEVLSDRNDHSPSAKSFNVSPAKR; encoded by the coding sequence ATGAGTTTTCCTAGCACTTTCTTACCCTCCAGCCCTGCTAGCGCACTGCTAGTCATCGACATGCAGAACGACTTCATGCCCGGTGGGCAACTGGCGGTCGCCGATGGCGATGCCTTGGTGCCGTTGATCAATCGACTCGGGGCGTGCTTTCGCAACGTGGTCATTACTCAGGACTGGCACCCTGCCGGGCATATCTCGTTTGCCTCCAGCCATGCCGAGCGCAAACCGTTCGACAGTATTCACCTGCCGTACGGCGCACAAACCTTGTGGCCCGACCACTGCGTACAAGGCAGCCCAGGCGCCGAGTTGCACGCCGACCTTGATCTGCCCAACGCTCAACTGGTGGTGCGCAAGGGCTATAACCCGTGCATCGACAGCTATTCGGCGTTTCTTGAAGCAGATCGTTGTACCCGCACCGGGCTCGCCGGCTACCTCAAGGATCGCGGCATACACACGGTGTTTGTGGTCGGCCTCGCGCTGGATTTTTGCGTGGCGTGGTCGGCACAAGACGCCCGGGGCGAAGGTTTTACCACCTTTGTCATCGCCGACGCCTGCCGCGCCATCGACTTGAATGGCTCACTCGACGCCGCGTGGGAAACGATGCTGCTGGCCGGGGTGCAACGCATCGAATCCGACGAGGTATTGAGTGACCGTAATGATCACTCGCCCAGCGCGAAGTCTTTCAATGTGTCGCCAGCCAAGCGGTAA
- a CDS encoding M20 family metallo-hydrolase, whose amino-acid sequence MSVQPWVNGTRLWESLMEMAQIGAIPKGGVCRLALSEEDRVGRDLFVRWATEAGCSVRVDAMGNIFARRAGRNNSLAPVLTGSHGDSQPTGGKFDGIYGVMAGLEVLRALNDQEIQTERPIEVVNWTNEEGSRFAPAMIASGVYAGVFDLDYGLSRTDAAGVSIGQALEQIGYAGTEPMGGRAIHAAFELHIEQGPILEAEHITIGVVTGAQGQRWYEVELTGRSAHAGTTPMNHRLDALLGFARVVEAVHSLGLEQGDEGRATVGMANVFPNSRNVVPGRVFFSVEFRHPNESVLVELDIKLREAVKRMALEIGLRYQVEQIFQYAPIEFDADCIRHVSQAATALGYTQRPIISGAGHDACYLSRVAPTAMIFVPCVDGLSHNEAEHIHPHWAEAGANVLLLVMLAKANEVGDHSMPDL is encoded by the coding sequence ATGAGTGTTCAACCTTGGGTAAACGGCACGCGCTTGTGGGAGTCGTTGATGGAGATGGCGCAGATCGGCGCGATTCCCAAGGGCGGCGTCTGCCGTCTGGCCTTGAGCGAAGAAGATCGCGTCGGCCGCGACCTGTTCGTGCGCTGGGCAACAGAAGCCGGTTGCAGCGTGCGCGTCGACGCCATGGGCAATATTTTCGCCCGCCGCGCCGGTCGCAATAATTCACTGGCACCGGTACTCACCGGGTCCCATGGCGACTCTCAACCCACCGGCGGCAAGTTCGATGGCATCTACGGCGTAATGGCCGGCCTTGAGGTACTGCGCGCGTTGAACGATCAGGAGATCCAGACCGAGCGCCCCATCGAAGTGGTCAACTGGACCAACGAAGAAGGCTCGCGTTTCGCGCCCGCGATGATTGCCTCCGGGGTTTACGCCGGGGTGTTCGACCTCGACTACGGCTTGTCACGCACCGACGCGGCGGGCGTCAGCATTGGTCAGGCGCTGGAGCAGATTGGCTATGCCGGGACAGAGCCCATGGGCGGCCGAGCCATTCATGCCGCCTTTGAACTGCACATCGAACAAGGCCCGATTCTGGAGGCTGAGCACATTACAATTGGCGTGGTCACCGGTGCTCAAGGGCAGCGCTGGTACGAAGTTGAACTGACCGGCCGTAGCGCACACGCCGGCACCACGCCGATGAATCACCGCCTCGACGCCCTGCTCGGCTTTGCGCGAGTGGTGGAAGCGGTTCACTCGCTGGGGTTGGAACAAGGTGATGAAGGCCGAGCAACAGTGGGCATGGCCAACGTCTTTCCGAACTCACGCAACGTAGTGCCGGGCCGGGTCTTTTTCAGCGTCGAGTTTCGCCACCCGAACGAATCGGTGCTGGTTGAACTGGACATAAAACTGCGCGAAGCGGTCAAGCGGATGGCCCTGGAAATCGGCCTCAGGTACCAGGTGGAGCAGATTTTCCAATACGCGCCGATTGAGTTTGATGCCGATTGCATCCGCCACGTCAGCCAGGCGGCCACCGCATTGGGCTACACCCAGCGACCGATCATATCCGGCGCCGGGCACGATGCCTGCTACCTCAGCCGAGTGGCGCCCACCGCCATGATCTTCGTCCCGTGCGTGGACGGACTGAGCCATAACGAAGCTGAACACATCCATCCACATTGGGCCGAAGCGGGAGCGAATGTGCTGTTGCTGGTGATGTTGGCCAAGGCGAATGAGGTCGGCGACCATTCCATGCCTGATCTGTAG
- a CDS encoding L-2-amino-thiazoline-4-carboxylic acid hydrolase: MSIHDGELGILARRRIEAEIIKPIYQILLRDYGQEKAAAVIGEAVSQAAVEAGRQFAAREPQGPSLEGFVALQALWEKDDALKVEIIASDAVHFDYDVKRCRYAEMYHEMGLGEIGHLLSCNRDELFIVGYDPRVQLVRTQTLMGGASHCNFRYRVKDQEHTA, from the coding sequence ATGAGTATTCACGACGGCGAACTGGGGATTCTCGCCAGACGGCGGATCGAAGCCGAAATAATCAAGCCCATTTACCAGATTCTGCTGCGTGATTACGGACAAGAAAAAGCCGCTGCCGTCATTGGCGAAGCGGTGTCGCAGGCCGCCGTTGAGGCCGGCCGACAGTTCGCCGCGCGGGAACCGCAAGGCCCAAGTCTTGAGGGTTTCGTCGCGCTACAAGCGTTGTGGGAAAAGGACGATGCGCTGAAGGTCGAAATCATCGCCAGCGACGCCGTGCATTTCGACTATGACGTCAAACGCTGCCGCTATGCCGAGATGTACCACGAGATGGGTCTGGGTGAGATCGGACACTTGCTGTCGTGCAATCGCGATGAGCTGTTCATTGTCGGCTACGACCCCAGGGTCCAATTGGTGCGCACCCAAACCCTCATGGGCGGCGCTTCACATTGCAATTTCCGCTACCGGGTCAAGGATCAGGAGCACACGGCATGA
- a CDS encoding LysR substrate-binding domain-containing protein — protein MKNTEQLDNDPPLRAVRTFEAFARHGGVNSAARELDVSPSAVSHQLRLLETFLRQPLTARQGRNLILTDEGREYYRAIRSAFAVLRSATDHVREKSVMRQVTISLIPLFGINLFIPRLAEFLQENPGLDINVTYANHRSYPSDAADISIRFGTGHWPGYHSELLISGAVGAYCSRDFAEWHSPIATPEALSELPLLHDEERGTWAQWFAAAEVKHPAALNGLLFEDGQLALTATLTGLGCSLLREPLVAPHVASGELVKLFDLTVDDGRAYYLCRRADSELSREGLNLYSWVKRSHQYLGG, from the coding sequence ATGAAAAATACAGAACAGTTGGATAACGATCCACCATTGCGTGCGGTGCGTACGTTTGAAGCCTTCGCCCGTCATGGCGGTGTGAACAGTGCTGCCCGAGAACTGGATGTTTCGCCGTCTGCGGTGAGCCATCAACTGCGGCTGCTGGAGACATTTCTCCGACAGCCGTTGACTGCCCGGCAAGGACGCAATCTGATTCTGACGGACGAGGGACGTGAGTATTACCGGGCGATTCGGTCGGCGTTTGCGGTACTGCGCAGCGCCACTGACCATGTGCGGGAAAAGTCGGTCATGCGCCAGGTCACCATCAGCCTGATCCCGTTGTTTGGCATCAATCTGTTCATTCCGCGTCTGGCGGAATTTCTGCAGGAGAATCCGGGATTGGACATCAACGTGACCTACGCCAATCACCGAAGTTATCCCAGTGACGCGGCGGACATCTCGATTCGGTTTGGCACTGGGCATTGGCCGGGTTATCACAGCGAGCTGTTGATCTCCGGCGCGGTGGGCGCCTATTGCAGTCGGGATTTCGCCGAATGGCATAGCCCGATTGCGACACCCGAGGCATTGAGTGAATTGCCGTTATTGCACGACGAAGAGCGCGGCACCTGGGCGCAGTGGTTCGCCGCTGCGGAGGTCAAACACCCGGCGGCGTTGAATGGGTTGCTGTTTGAAGATGGGCAACTGGCACTGACCGCGACGTTGACCGGGCTGGGTTGCTCGCTGTTGCGCGAGCCGTTGGTGGCGCCGCATGTGGCCAGCGGGGAACTGGTCAAACTGTTTGACCTGACCGTGGATGATGGCCGCGCTTACTACCTCTGCCGTCGCGCCGACAGTGAACTGTCTCGGGAGGGGCTGAATCTGTATAGCTGGGTCAAACGCAGCCATCAATATCTCGGTGGATGA
- a CDS encoding outer membrane protein OmpK encodes MTRIFSRLVASSLIAAGSLFAAGQTLAGDLVQWQSNSLTYLWGQNYAVNPQTQQTFTFEHADGWKYGDNFLFVDNTFYNGKPDSQVGHFGMYGEFTPRLSLGKIFGQKFELGPIKDVLLAMTYEFGEGNVESYLIGPGFDLAIPGFDYFQLNFFQRHPDGTRPGNNVWQITPVWSYTIPVRGSDILIDGFMDWVVDNDKNARGTYHANLHFNPQIKYDLGKAMSLGEKQLYVGIEYDYWSNKYGIENSKDFDTNQNTASLLVKVMF; translated from the coding sequence ATGACCCGTATTTTTTCTCGCCTGGTCGCCAGCAGTTTAATCGCCGCCGGCAGCCTGTTCGCCGCTGGCCAAACGTTGGCCGGCGACCTTGTGCAATGGCAAAGCAACAGCCTGACGTATCTGTGGGGCCAGAACTACGCCGTCAACCCGCAAACACAACAGACCTTCACCTTCGAACATGCTGACGGCTGGAAGTACGGCGATAACTTTCTGTTTGTCGACAACACGTTTTACAACGGCAAACCGGACAGCCAAGTCGGTCATTTCGGGATGTATGGCGAGTTCACCCCGCGCTTGTCACTGGGCAAGATTTTTGGACAAAAATTCGAGTTGGGTCCGATCAAAGACGTGCTGCTGGCGATGACCTATGAGTTTGGCGAAGGCAATGTCGAGTCCTACCTGATTGGTCCGGGGTTCGACCTGGCAATTCCGGGGTTTGACTACTTCCAGCTGAACTTCTTCCAGCGCCATCCTGACGGCACACGTCCAGGGAATAACGTATGGCAAATCACCCCAGTTTGGTCCTACACGATTCCGGTACGCGGGTCGGACATCCTGATCGATGGTTTCATGGATTGGGTAGTGGACAACGACAAAAACGCTCGTGGTACTTACCACGCCAACTTGCACTTCAACCCGCAGATCAAATATGACTTGGGCAAGGCCATGAGCCTCGGTGAGAAGCAGCTCTACGTCGGTATCGAGTACGACTACTGGAGCAACAAATACGGGATCGAAAACAGCAAGGATTTTGACACCAACCAGAACACCGCAAGTTTGCTGGTTAAAGTGATGTTCTGA
- a CDS encoding nucleobase:cation symporter-2 family protein, with protein MSESTHARIPTAPPRQPLPLLQMILVGLQHVLLMYGGAVAVPLIIGQAAGLSREEIAFLINADLLVAGIATVVQSLGIGPLGIRMPIMMGASFAAVGSMVAMAGMPGVGLTGIFGATITAGFFGMLIAPFMSKIVRFFPPLVTGTVITSIGLSLFPVAVNWAGGGGGSKAVSFGEPIYLAVAALVLATILLINRFMRGFWVNISVLIGMGMGYVLSGLIGMVDLTGLAQAPWVRVVTPLHFGMPEFHLAPILSMCLVVVIIFVESTGMFLALGKITDREVTPGMLRRGLMCDAAASFLAGFLNTFTHSSFAQNIGLVQMTGVRCRYVTVVAGGFLISLSLLPKAAFLVASIPPAVLGGAAIAMFGMVAATGIKILQEADIGDRRNQLLVAVSIGMGLIPVVRPEFFAHLPLWMGPITHSGIALATLSAVLLNLLFNVLGGAEREAMNKAAHPH; from the coding sequence ATGTCCGAGTCAACTCACGCGCGGATTCCAACCGCGCCGCCACGACAGCCTTTGCCCCTGCTGCAAATGATTCTGGTGGGCTTGCAACACGTCTTATTGATGTACGGCGGCGCTGTTGCGGTGCCGTTGATCATCGGCCAGGCGGCCGGTCTGTCCCGCGAAGAAATTGCCTTTTTGATCAACGCCGACCTATTGGTTGCCGGTATCGCCACGGTGGTGCAGTCGCTGGGCATCGGGCCGTTGGGGATTCGCATGCCGATCATGATGGGCGCCAGTTTCGCCGCCGTCGGCAGCATGGTGGCAATGGCCGGCATGCCCGGCGTTGGCCTCACGGGGATTTTCGGCGCGACCATTACCGCCGGTTTTTTCGGGATGCTGATCGCTCCGTTCATGTCGAAAATCGTGCGCTTCTTTCCGCCATTGGTGACCGGCACCGTAATCACTTCCATCGGCCTGTCGCTGTTCCCGGTCGCGGTGAACTGGGCTGGCGGTGGCGGTGGCAGTAAGGCTGTCAGTTTCGGTGAGCCGATCTACCTCGCCGTCGCTGCATTGGTGCTGGCGACCATCCTGTTGATCAACCGCTTCATGCGCGGCTTTTGGGTCAACATTTCGGTGCTGATCGGCATGGGCATGGGTTACGTTCTGTCGGGACTGATCGGCATGGTTGACCTCACGGGCCTGGCTCAGGCGCCTTGGGTCAGAGTGGTCACGCCGCTGCATTTCGGCATGCCGGAATTTCACCTCGCGCCGATCCTGTCCATGTGCTTGGTGGTGGTGATTATCTTCGTCGAATCCACCGGGATGTTTCTCGCACTGGGCAAAATCACAGACCGCGAAGTCACCCCCGGCATGCTCCGACGCGGGTTGATGTGCGACGCCGCGGCGTCGTTTCTCGCCGGTTTTCTCAACACGTTCACCCACTCGTCGTTCGCCCAAAACATTGGTCTGGTTCAGATGACTGGCGTGCGCTGCCGTTATGTGACGGTGGTCGCCGGCGGGTTCCTGATCAGCTTGAGTTTGCTACCCAAAGCCGCGTTTCTGGTGGCTTCGATCCCGCCTGCGGTGCTCGGCGGCGCGGCCATCGCCATGTTCGGCATGGTGGCCGCGACGGGGATCAAAATCCTTCAGGAAGCCGACATCGGTGACCGACGCAACCAATTACTGGTCGCCGTCAGCATCGGCATGGGCTTGATCCCCGTGGTGCGGCCGGAGTTTTTCGCGCACTTGCCGTTATGGATGGGGCCGATTACCCACAGTGGCATCGCCCTCGCCACCCTCAGCGCAGTGTTGTTGAACCTGCTGTTCAACGTACTCGGCGGGGCTGAACGCGAGGCCATGAACAAGGCCGCCCACCCGCACTGA